The Calditrichota bacterium genome has a window encoding:
- a CDS encoding peptidylprolyl isomerase translates to MIRLLVAAILACVMFANAEEVIDRVVAVVDDEIILESEVLQYMQYTMGTEANLDSLSQEQLTQLSSQVLDDLIAQKLLLTRARADSITVTQKEVDRELDGRIKNLMDQVGGQDKLESYYGMPLSKIKRQFRPLVEETLLIERMRHQHMANVKVSRSEVVEFWNAIKDSVPPLRDAIRLAHILLQDRVSESSIQSAIARADSARQVILSGEITFEEYASRYSDDTGSAANGGKLGTTNRGDLVPEYEAVAYALEPGEISEPVVSPFGVHLIRLNERTGEKINTNHILFKVEPDSVDEAATMAEAESLVVRLRNGDDFVELALNLSADTKTAANGGDLGWFSPAELPEEFKAPLEGKKKGEYTDPFRTIFGVHIVKVTDRVYSRAITLEEDFSRIEQMALAKKQDEEFRKWLEKLAQETYVERKS, encoded by the coding sequence ATGATAAGACTGCTGGTCGCGGCGATACTCGCCTGCGTCATGTTTGCGAATGCGGAAGAAGTAATTGACCGGGTCGTCGCCGTCGTGGACGACGAGATCATTCTCGAGTCAGAGGTTTTGCAGTACATGCAATACACGATGGGCACGGAAGCGAACCTTGATTCGCTGTCGCAGGAACAATTGACACAGCTTTCGTCGCAAGTGTTGGACGACCTAATCGCGCAGAAACTGCTGCTCACACGCGCGCGCGCCGATTCGATCACCGTGACGCAAAAGGAAGTGGACCGCGAGTTGGACGGGCGCATCAAGAACTTGATGGATCAAGTTGGCGGGCAGGACAAACTCGAATCATACTACGGCATGCCGCTGAGCAAAATCAAACGGCAATTCCGTCCGTTAGTCGAGGAAACCCTGCTCATCGAGCGCATGCGCCATCAACACATGGCGAATGTGAAGGTCTCGCGCAGCGAAGTGGTGGAATTCTGGAATGCAATCAAGGACTCCGTTCCGCCTCTGCGTGACGCGATTCGTCTCGCACATATCCTCTTGCAGGACAGGGTTTCGGAATCTTCAATCCAATCCGCGATTGCCCGCGCCGATTCGGCCCGTCAAGTAATTCTCTCCGGCGAGATTACGTTCGAAGAATACGCGTCGCGCTACTCCGACGATACGGGTTCGGCGGCAAACGGCGGAAAACTTGGCACGACCAACCGCGGTGATCTTGTGCCCGAATATGAAGCAGTCGCCTACGCACTCGAACCCGGAGAAATCAGCGAACCCGTTGTCTCGCCTTTTGGAGTGCACTTGATTCGCTTGAATGAGCGCACCGGTGAAAAAATCAACACCAACCACATACTCTTCAAAGTCGAACCCGATTCCGTCGACGAAGCCGCTACCATGGCCGAGGCAGAGTCCTTAGTTGTAAGACTTCGCAACGGCGATGATTTTGTGGAGCTCGCTCTTAATCTCTCGGCCGACACAAAAACCGCAGCCAATGGCGGCGATTTGGGTTGGTTTAGTCCCGCCGAACTCCCGGAAGAGTTCAAAGCTCCGCTTGAGGGCAAAAAGAAAGGCGAGTACACGGATCCTTTCCGTACGATATTCGGTGTTCACATCGTCAAGGTTACAGATCGCGTTTATTCCCGCGCAATTACATTGGAGGAAGACTTCAGCCGCATCGAGCAAATGGCACTGGCCAAAAAGCAAGACGAGGAATTCCGAAAGTGGCTTGAAAAACTGGCGCAGGAAACTTACGTGGAACGCAAGAGCTAA
- a CDS encoding peptidyl-prolyl cis-trans isomerase, translated as MINKLWFALFGLLLIAGCTKTDSSGVVAEAGNRKLTREGFKEWSGENLDSLGTDERQLMLSKWLDMAMLEQEIESAKLRENPEYVLKEREIANQYYRAILLSRQPSPEISDSLIAAYYAGHQDEFKRPTDSYLIESFWCESEDSLKVFRRALQQADTANLRSGFVIWEGRWLASAEELDPPLLYGVRNTEPGGLTQVLPFGEGYRLVRLHEVYPKGAQLGLDAVRGEIREQLLTEQSQRRQERLDNDLRSRYQPKIMGESK; from the coding sequence GTGATCAATAAACTTTGGTTTGCGCTGTTTGGTCTGCTTTTGATCGCCGGCTGCACAAAGACAGATAGCAGCGGAGTCGTCGCCGAGGCGGGAAACCGCAAGTTGACTCGCGAGGGATTCAAGGAATGGTCTGGTGAAAATCTCGACAGTCTCGGTACCGACGAACGGCAGCTCATGCTGTCCAAGTGGTTGGACATGGCCATGCTCGAGCAGGAAATTGAGTCGGCAAAGCTGCGCGAGAATCCCGAGTATGTCCTAAAAGAGCGTGAGATCGCGAACCAATACTACCGTGCGATTCTGCTTTCGCGTCAACCGTCGCCGGAAATTTCAGACTCGCTGATTGCGGCCTACTACGCGGGACACCAAGACGAATTCAAGCGTCCGACGGACAGCTATTTGATAGAGAGCTTCTGGTGTGAGTCTGAAGATTCGCTGAAGGTTTTTCGTCGTGCGCTGCAGCAAGCGGACACAGCAAATCTCCGTTCAGGTTTTGTCATCTGGGAAGGCCGCTGGTTGGCCTCCGCCGAGGAGCTGGACCCTCCCCTGCTCTACGGCGTGCGCAACACCGAGCCGGGTGGTCTGACACAAGTCTTGCCGTTTGGTGAAGGATATCGACTCGTGCGTTTGCATGAAGTATATCCGAAAGGAGCACAGCTCGGTCTCGACGCGGTGCGCGGTGAAATTCGGGAACAGCTCTTGACAGAGCAGAGTCAAAGAAGACAAGAGCGGCTGGACAACGATTTGCGCAGCCGCTATCAGCCGAAGATAATGGGTGAATCTAAATGA
- a CDS encoding peptidylprolyl isomerase has product MQRYLMLLGLIAIVIVAGCKKQEPYIAKVGNEIITEQQYRDAMLMQFRTDENIQQRTLEERKKILTDMALEEAKYQEGLARHYDENVEIAQGIENAAKRRALDLLYTEKIIDAVITDDMVKDFYDNSAKEISARHILIKKSAADTTDADKARLKARIDSIKTAIEKGLDFKAAAKQLSEDATTAADSGDLGWFPWGRMVDEFQRAAWKAEPHKLAGPVESPFGWHLIMVDSVRQVEGRKPFEESKEEIAGRLRDVESQKLSEKAREYVDALHDEYGLKLEDNVLKMFTDKLNDPQTPLNQELGPVFTAEQKKEVAATHKLGTVTVDDMIQKVGGNAYRVDWKNPQSVKDLVNAICEPQFLEDKAAKEGFVKRAMDDPAVVQQKKSAIERLVEKVDITDKLELDENSDKAYYESHLQDFIQPETRTIREIFIKDDSSKAERVRDRAMKGENFQKLAWQFNEKESTKRDSGRIGPFEEKRFGLIGKTAFRLEKVGDVSEVVKIGKNFSVVQLLDIIPSRTMTWEEAKNEARRENRTIRTKQLQDDLEKMLFSRYPLKIDEEKLKTMWPLPPERQERAARDQ; this is encoded by the coding sequence ATGCAACGCTACCTCATGCTGCTCGGCTTGATCGCAATCGTAATCGTCGCCGGCTGCAAGAAGCAAGAACCTTACATCGCCAAAGTAGGCAACGAGATCATCACGGAACAGCAATACCGTGACGCGATGCTCATGCAGTTCCGTACGGACGAGAACATCCAGCAACGAACCCTCGAAGAACGCAAGAAGATTCTAACCGACATGGCACTCGAAGAGGCCAAGTATCAAGAAGGTCTCGCGCGCCATTACGACGAAAACGTCGAAATTGCACAGGGAATCGAGAACGCCGCCAAGCGCCGCGCACTCGATCTGCTCTACACCGAGAAAATCATCGACGCCGTGATCACAGACGACATGGTCAAGGATTTTTACGACAACTCCGCTAAGGAAATTTCGGCACGGCATATTCTGATTAAGAAGAGCGCAGCCGATACGACCGACGCCGACAAAGCGCGTTTGAAGGCCCGCATCGACTCGATCAAGACCGCGATTGAAAAGGGTCTCGATTTCAAAGCGGCCGCCAAACAGTTGAGCGAAGACGCGACGACCGCAGCAGACTCCGGGGATCTTGGTTGGTTTCCGTGGGGCCGCATGGTCGATGAGTTCCAGCGCGCAGCATGGAAAGCCGAGCCGCATAAACTCGCCGGCCCGGTCGAGTCTCCGTTCGGTTGGCACTTGATCATGGTGGATTCGGTTCGCCAAGTTGAAGGCCGCAAGCCTTTTGAAGAGTCCAAAGAAGAAATCGCCGGCCGCCTTCGCGACGTCGAATCACAAAAACTCTCGGAAAAGGCCCGCGAATACGTCGATGCTCTGCACGACGAATACGGCCTGAAACTCGAAGACAACGTGCTGAAGATGTTCACGGACAAATTGAACGATCCGCAAACGCCGCTCAATCAGGAGCTCGGTCCGGTCTTCACAGCCGAACAGAAAAAGGAAGTCGCCGCAACGCACAAGCTGGGAACGGTCACGGTTGATGACATGATTCAAAAGGTCGGCGGCAATGCCTATCGCGTGGACTGGAAAAATCCGCAGTCAGTAAAAGATCTCGTGAACGCGATTTGCGAGCCGCAGTTTCTCGAAGACAAAGCGGCCAAAGAAGGATTCGTCAAACGCGCCATGGATGACCCCGCGGTCGTTCAACAGAAGAAATCCGCAATCGAGCGGTTAGTCGAAAAGGTCGATATCACCGACAAGCTCGAGTTGGACGAAAACTCGGACAAAGCCTATTACGAATCACACTTGCAGGATTTCATTCAGCCGGAAACTCGCACGATTCGCGAAATCTTCATTAAGGACGACAGCAGCAAGGCAGAACGCGTGCGCGACCGTGCGATGAAAGGCGAGAATTTCCAAAAGCTCGCATGGCAATTCAACGAGAAGGAATCAACCAAGCGTGACTCGGGCCGCATCGGACCGTTCGAAGAAAAACGGTTCGGCCTAATCGGAAAAACCGCTTTCCGCTTGGAGAAAGTCGGCGACGTTTCCGAAGTCGTGAAGATCGGCAAGAATTTCTCGGTCGTGCAGTTGTTGGATATCATACCTTCCCGCACGATGACATGGGAAGAAGCCAAGAACGAGGCGCGCCGGGAGAACCGGACTATTCGCACGAAGCAGTTGCAGGACGATCTCGAAAAGATGCTCTTTTCTCGCTATCCATTGAAGATTGATGAAGAGAAACTTAAGACCATGTGGCCGCTGCCTCCCGAGCGGCAGGAACGCGCCGCACGTGATCAATAA
- a CDS encoding GNAT family N-acetyltransferase: MTIHSASTPNDLRRIYPVVHELRPHLTEEQFIAQAQRQADSQDYLLIYVEVSGGNVAGVAGYRPVEMLHWGKVLYIDDLVTAQTHRGQGVADHLFNYIVNQARKQRLDAVHLDSGTHAGRWDAHRFYLKHGMNITSYHFVLNLKQT, encoded by the coding sequence TTGACCATTCACAGTGCTTCCACTCCCAACGACCTGCGCCGCATCTATCCTGTTGTCCACGAACTCCGGCCGCACCTCACCGAAGAACAATTCATCGCGCAAGCCCAAAGACAGGCCGATAGCCAAGATTACCTCCTTATATATGTAGAGGTCTCTGGCGGGAATGTGGCCGGGGTGGCCGGATATCGCCCGGTTGAGATGTTACATTGGGGAAAAGTTTTGTATATTGATGACTTGGTCACGGCACAGACCCACCGTGGACAGGGGGTTGCTGACCATTTGTTCAATTATATCGTGAATCAGGCGCGGAAACAGCGACTCGATGCGGTGCATCTGGACAGCGGCACACATGCTGGTCGTTGGGACGCCCACAGGTTCTACCTGAAACATGGGATGAACATCACGAGTTATCACTTTGTCTTGAATCTGAAACAAACATAA
- a CDS encoding fibronectin type III domain-containing protein gives MIRRVFILLCLPVAACAMVEETGSLYGFMLDTCSTCAYDNWLSHVSENVVRPDYNDYGPDNLDPQTNDFGGFTYIPNTTAGDTTLARWRQVFQFAIDNEWGSVDSMLALYDAQWNYELAHLVDDTTGREHFIIRERIDSVFVDVNGDADPANDVIGGFHRGWGVFVFNPAPRHPYTIIQIPHPQDDYMAPPIATEIYVRDGFNILMIAGAGREVMWDSTQGTYTNSLSFSDPSRNGRHPFQVLTEVAKDNWDTPPVSPFLVIQLHSYDLDEHPALGDMQVSAYRYDASPNMPLRDVGLHRDFVHALGRYPVQGVDGDESILTSINQYITLWCSPQYSFFGEDTVTIASINDYIGALENQQALYCHDPHDNLFDTENFIHIELDEYPDVLWVPHDFARWLPGSPPALLSNFRVVVEYYSTFINAVDSMLTWHDTPDTTAPQAVEISSVVETGPTSVRVNWEPRAYDQHFDTYEIFYDTVAISAASPSVTRTSAVPYEPMSDQNIVSQRVYTLTAPLDRYRFAVRARDMAGNISQLSQEWGIVDSLLHDVSIIMGDDMLHLYWSGDYYDDHYEIWEFPLDFGGYFLIGTTSDTTFAFAPTGAFGPGPYTLQVKRIFTR, from the coding sequence ATGATTCGCCGCGTGTTCATCCTGTTGTGCTTGCCTGTCGCCGCATGCGCAATGGTAGAAGAAACCGGTTCGCTGTATGGGTTTATGTTGGACACTTGTTCGACGTGTGCTTACGACAATTGGCTGTCGCATGTATCAGAGAATGTCGTTCGTCCGGACTACAACGATTACGGTCCCGACAATCTCGATCCGCAAACCAACGACTTCGGCGGCTTCACGTACATTCCGAACACCACAGCCGGAGATACGACACTGGCTCGGTGGAGACAGGTGTTTCAGTTTGCGATTGACAATGAGTGGGGAAGTGTCGACTCGATGCTTGCACTTTATGACGCGCAATGGAATTATGAGTTGGCACACTTGGTGGACGACACAACTGGGCGCGAACACTTTATTATCCGCGAGCGGATCGATTCAGTATTCGTAGATGTTAACGGGGACGCGGACCCCGCGAACGACGTAATTGGCGGATTTCACCGGGGGTGGGGAGTGTTTGTGTTTAATCCCGCGCCGCGCCATCCGTACACGATCATTCAGATTCCGCATCCGCAGGATGACTACATGGCTCCGCCGATCGCGACGGAAATTTATGTGCGCGACGGATTCAATATCTTGATGATTGCGGGCGCGGGGCGCGAGGTGATGTGGGATTCGACGCAGGGAACGTACACGAACTCTTTATCTTTTTCCGATCCCTCACGCAACGGCCGCCACCCGTTTCAAGTCTTGACAGAAGTCGCCAAAGACAATTGGGATACGCCGCCGGTGTCGCCGTTCTTGGTCATTCAGTTGCATTCGTATGACTTGGACGAACATCCGGCGCTCGGCGATATGCAAGTCAGCGCATACCGCTACGACGCGTCCCCCAATATGCCGTTGCGCGACGTTGGTTTGCATCGAGATTTTGTTCATGCGTTGGGCCGCTATCCCGTGCAAGGAGTGGACGGAGACGAAAGCATACTTACGTCGATAAACCAGTATATCACACTGTGGTGTTCTCCGCAATACTCGTTTTTCGGCGAAGACACTGTGACGATTGCGTCGATCAATGACTATATCGGCGCGCTCGAAAATCAGCAAGCGCTTTATTGCCACGACCCGCACGACAATCTCTTTGACACGGAAAACTTCATTCATATTGAGTTGGACGAATATCCGGACGTACTCTGGGTGCCGCACGATTTCGCGCGCTGGCTGCCCGGTTCTCCGCCCGCGCTGCTGTCCAATTTTCGAGTGGTGGTGGAATACTACTCCACATTCATAAACGCCGTCGATTCGATGTTGACGTGGCACGACACTCCGGATACGACCGCTCCGCAGGCCGTCGAGATCAGCAGCGTCGTTGAGACGGGCCCGACGAGCGTCCGAGTGAATTGGGAACCGCGCGCTTATGATCAGCATTTTGACACGTACGAGATATTCTACGACACGGTCGCGATTTCCGCGGCTTCGCCGTCCGTTACGAGAACGTCGGCAGTTCCCTACGAACCGATGAGTGATCAGAACATCGTAAGCCAGCGAGTCTACACACTGACGGCTCCGCTCGACCGCTATCGGTTCGCTGTGCGCGCGCGCGATATGGCGGGAAACATTTCGCAGCTTTCTCAGGAGTGGGGGATTGTCGATTCGCTGCTGCACGACGTTTCTATCATCATGGGTGACGATATGCTTCATCTCTATTGGAGCGGCGACTACTACGACGACCACTACGAGATTTGGGAATTCCCGCTGGACTTTGGCGGTTATTTTCTGATCGGCACGACGTCCGATACAACCTTTGCTTTCGCTCCCACCGGAGCTTTCGGCCCCGGCCCCTACACCCTTCAAGTCAAGAGAATATTCACTCGTTGA